In Methanothermus fervidus DSM 2088, a single genomic region encodes these proteins:
- a CDS encoding NMD3 family protein (COGs: COG1499 NMD protein affecting ribosome stability and mRNA decay~InterPro IPR007064~KEGG: mth:MTH1768 hypothetical protein~PFAM: NMD3 family protein~SPTR: O27796 Conserved protein~PFAM: NMD3 family) codes for MFCIKCGNSQVFKNGLCEKCFYREFKMANIPEKIETKICVHCHSHLKQNKWVDIGLSREEVVRKVILDKISFNPKVKNPKTEIDIIQRKGTLYKCLVKIKGEVFGKKLQKEYYCNVHLRNSVCTYCSRRASGYYEAVIQLRADKRDLKNKEIKKIEKIISNTLESLWPKNRLAYVSKISKLKEGVDYYIGSYTAARKIVSAIMNNFGGIIDESSRVVGRDKSKGREICRYWILLKLPFIEEKDIIEYKNKIGQVKSIDGRGILVKIFDNNKHEKIPWKEYDKIKLKAKHSEIETTTVVSKSLDKIQILDPKTFQPIDLDMKSWFQNLNIGDEVKVIKINKRIYIVD; via the coding sequence TTGTTCTGCATTAAGTGTGGAAATTCTCAAGTTTTTAAAAATGGATTATGTGAAAAATGTTTTTATAGAGAATTCAAAATGGCTAATATTCCAGAAAAGATTGAAACAAAAATTTGTGTGCATTGTCATTCCCATTTAAAACAAAATAAATGGGTTGATATTGGGTTATCAAGAGAAGAGGTTGTTCGTAAAGTTATTTTAGACAAGATATCTTTCAATCCTAAAGTTAAAAATCCAAAAACTGAAATAGACATAATACAAAGAAAAGGCACTTTGTATAAGTGTTTGGTAAAGATAAAAGGTGAAGTTTTTGGTAAAAAATTGCAGAAAGAATATTATTGCAATGTTCATTTACGTAATTCTGTCTGTACTTATTGTAGTAGGCGTGCGTCTGGATACTATGAAGCAGTGATACAACTACGAGCTGATAAAAGAGACTTAAAAAATAAAGAAATTAAAAAAATAGAGAAGATAATTTCAAATACTTTAGAATCATTATGGCCAAAAAATAGACTTGCTTATGTATCTAAAATTTCTAAATTAAAAGAAGGAGTTGATTATTATATAGGTTCTTATACTGCTGCAAGAAAAATTGTGTCAGCCATAATGAATAATTTTGGCGGTATAATAGATGAATCTTCACGAGTTGTAGGTAGAGATAAGTCTAAAGGCAGGGAAATATGTAGATACTGGATTTTATTAAAACTTCCATTTATTGAGGAAAAAGATATCATTGAATATAAAAATAAAATTGGTCAGGTGAAATCTATTGATGGTAGAGGAATACTAGTAAAAATATTCGATAATAACAAACATGAAAAGATTCCTTGGAAAGAATATGATAAAATAAAGTTAAAAGCAAAGCATTCAGAAATAGAAACAACCACTGTAGTTTCTAAATCTTTAGATAAAATTCAAATATTAGATCCTAAAACCTTTCAACCTATAGATTTAGACATGAAATCATGGTTCCAAAATTTAAACATTGGAGATGAAGTAAAAGTTATAAAAATTAATAAAAGGATTTACATAGTAGATTGA